The genomic segment GCATCCCATTCCAAAagtggcatctacactgtagaaataatgcagtttgataccacttttaaatgtcatggctctatactacggaatcctgggagtcgtaCTGTTACAAGATCAAGTTTggtgcttccccaaactacaactcccagaatgccgtatcattgagccatggtagttggaagtggtatcaaactgcatgaattcgaCAGTGTGGATGCGGCCAAAATGTTGGAAGCTTATGGTTGAGTGTAAACCATGCTTTCTGCATATTCTCCCCAGTACATTGTATACATCTTCTGTATCATATCCTTCAATACAAGCAAGAGCGGTGGTGGTTGTGGTGGTGATGGGAATcaagagcttggaaaggttacttaTCCAGCTCTGGATCATGGACTTGCATGGAAACCAATGGCATCTCCCATCTGCTGGGCAGGTTCTGATTGGAAGGTGCCGTGGATCAAAAGCCTTAGGACAAGAGgaagatgcaactgtttttgtaAATAAATTTAAATGCTGGCATTGCGGTGCCCTTGCTAGCCAAGGGGCATTTAGACTGAGTCTTTCAGAATAAAAATTGTTTGATATTTAACCTTCTAAAACATCCCTTGTATAGACTTGGCTTATTTATCACACATCTTTTCCTTGGAATTGGTTCATTCCAAACTGGACAGTTGTGCCTATGGAGTGGaatttatgagggttgaatgaaaagtaatgcctccaccttcgttacttgggcttggataggaatattttaataaatcaaacacagaaataatccttagaatgtgctcttcaactgccactattcacttttccacataatcaccagacaattggatgcatttctgccaacaatgaacaagttttctgaagccgtcacagaagaagtcgacactctgtttccacaaccggtgtctcacaggacccatcatgcacagatcttccaatagccaagcaaagcaataatgtgatccacacgttcctgtgaaatgccgattgcaaagatgtcaggcagaggggaatcttttaaaaatcccaactctgacaccaattgtggagatgtggaggagtttctattaattaattatatttttattattgctgccaccactttaaagatgtttttatttaaaagctgccatcagttattaaagatgttttatttaaaagctgccaccagatgtaaagatgtttataatgcggccaccagatgttaaggggattatcaactgttgccaccactattggaagatatagccactggctacttagagaggagacttcttaaatttggtttttcttccttttccttgttTGCTTTAGATGGTAATATAGATGACAGAAGCTTAGATGTTAGAAAGAACAGTaatacgtttattcaggcacaagtttaatggttacaataacttctttttagaggcactttgaATAACAGTTACAAAGCTATATTGagatgtttcaaactttaaaataccACTTCTTCCTTTACTGcgttaacctgcagtcaccctgtgaatttcaatcacagactatctgttcgttatctggaaacagactaccttaaaataagccaccaaacttatttcagctgactcaaaatcaaacatttgagccaccctaatcccttcactgaggatcagtcttaactgcacctcctcagggcacagactaacgcctctttttcaaacctgcacttctccacacaaaatgacagttggctccgcccacttccccatggcaaccaactcatgagtgcagagtaactgaaatattgacccttttaaaacacagttaaacatggcatctataaactaaaaaaaatcacacttcattacaccgatgatgcttgaaatttctctccgagtgatacggcaatcatcctgaatcaatctgtgaaccttttgcttgtgaaactcggtggttgctgtcacaggacgtccaactctttgtcacgcaaatcagatgttcccacctcaacatctttaaactcactcgcccaacgacgcacaggactcacatccacactatcaccataaacagcttgcattctctgaggaatctcctttggggtgacaccttctgctgtcaagaattcagtgactgcacgttgcttaagtcgtattgactgaccgtctgcacagggttccatactttgcactttaacaacacaattgttcaatgctaaggcttccccgtctgtgcagggtttcatacttcgcactttaacaacacaaccattcaatgctaaggcttcctgccaaatggaattcactgtagaggagagtctactgaacaagccagtatctgctgcagaccaggactgcaaTCTCTTGAGGacttatgaaggtggaggcattacttttcattcaacccttgtagactAGGACTGCAGTTAAAGAGGGCTCATGCCTGGCaagcatttacactgaagaacccAAGTGAAGAACACACTCACCAGGCATGAAagcagccacagaggtttattcacaATCCAGCCAGAAAGGATGCAAGTATGTCTTGTtgaatggccggaatcactgagttactgtgtgtttttcaagctgtattctctcctgacgtttcacctgcatctgtggctaatggcatcttcagaggttctgttggcagtgaagcaagtggggtatacataataataaataaataaataaactttttttaatatcccaccccatctccccgaagggactcggggcggctcacaacagggacaagcccgaaacaacaacacaacatattggacaaaaacttaaaacattccaacgatacaccaaataaaataatggacaatacattaaaatgcaagcagataaaatcagagtaattaaaagcaaaccggTGGGGACAgttttcataaagtgctgtatcatggaaataagtaacaatgataaagtgccatatgcttttaaaactgaaagaagtattctaatatacctctggaataatgtccagggtgggagaaagagcccttgtctgtttcaagcaagtgtaaatgttgcaattaacaagcttgaatagcactgaatagccatgaagctgcaaaattAATCAGTGAGGGGATTTGCATAGAAATAGcttggcctctgttgcctggaggcatcctctgtttgggaggtgttcactggcacTTGTTAGCTGTCTAGAGCCGTGgaaattaaagtgatatcaaactgtgttaattttacATTGTAGGCAGAAGCAGTCTTAGCTGGGATAAGacattggccccatctacactgctgaataatgtagattgaactggattatatgaatccccccattgctatatacagtagagtctcacttatccaacactcgcttatccaaccttctggattatccaacgcatttttgtagtcaatgttttcaatatatcataatatttttgtgctaaattcgtaaatacattatttactacatagcattactgcgtattgaactactttttctgtcatatttgttgtataacataatgttttggtgcttaatttgtaaaatcataacctaatttgatgtttaataggcttttccttaatgcctccttattatccaacatattcgcttatccaacgttccactggtccgtttatgttggataagtgagactctactataatccagttcaatgcaattcagtGACTGAAGGTTTATCTGAAGGTCAGTCTAAGGGAGCCACGCCCACTTGTTTCCAAAGCCACGCCCCTCGCTTACAAAGCCACGCCTCATCTTAATGAGACCACGCCCCCTAGGCGCCTTCTCTCAGCTGCGTCTTCCGAAAGAAAGACAGGCGACTTCCGCTTTCCACTTCTGTGTGGCGTTGCTGCCGACATAAAATCATAAAGGCAACAAATTTTCCTGTTGTGTCAAAAGCACACACATTTGTGTATGCCATCTCTCTgtcaagaagaaaaaaaaacacctcacTTCCTATGTTTTAACTCAATTTTCGGTTCTTTAGACCTTttgaacttcatttcccagaatccctaaCCATTGGCTTTACCagcggaggcttctgggagttggagtccaaaataggAGGCGTCCACAGAGGGCGAGTAACGGTACTGTTTGCGCATGCGCCTTTGGAGTCGCCGCCAGCCGGAGGGTCACGTGGCAGCGGGAGAGGCCGCGCGGGCGGCTAAAACGCCGGAAGTGACGCCACTGGGAGGTTGTGGTCCTGAGGACAGTAGCTCGTTTGGCTCCGGCGGGAGGAGGCGGTGCTGAGGTGAGTTCTCTGAAGCGTTATAACGGTGGGTGCAGCCTTTTTATGGGAAGGAAGGCTGGGATATCTCGATGGAGAAGGAATGGGCCCAGTAATATGGGAAGAGTCACATTGAAAGCGATGCAGACCCACATTATTCTGCTGCCTGAGGCGGAGCTGCAAAATGGCCTCTTTTCGAGTGGGGTGTTTGAGACAGTTATGGCTGCCTGCTGCCCCTTTCTTTTAGACTATATCCTATATctcatattatattttatgttatattgttatatctatcttcttctatatatataaaagagtgatggcatcacggcgacccacaaaacaacaaaactacaggccccccaacctcgaaatttgacaacacaacccatcatccacgcctctaggttgatacaacaaaaagaaaagaaaaataaagtcctaattagagagagaggaataattgcttttatccaattgctgccagttagaaggctaagctcctccaacttggtctcctagcaacccaataaaaaataataaaaaacactaaaaaaattaatacaataaaatactataataacagaaaataactaaaaataatacaagaaaataataaaatataattaataaaaatataacttacaataaaattaataaaaaatgcaaataaagtgaaataaaaattacacaacaatttttaaccaataccaccaccactttgccacagcaacgcgtggccgggcacagctagtatatatatgtgtgtgtgtgtgtgttatttatatgccacttctTTCTCTTAACAGGACTCAAAAGTAGCTCACAATATTAAAATTCTGAAAATTTAAATtcaacacattatatatatacactgaAATAGAATTCAAGATAGAATTATTAAAACAATGACTTAAAGCCATTAAAAACTGTAAAAATTATGCAAACATTACACAGTACCCTCagcacatttctttaaaaaaatcttctttaAAGTCTGTCTGAATAGAAATAGATGGTACTATTTAATAGATGGTACTATCTTTGAAGTTTAAGCAGTAGTGAAACAAAGCTTATAGCAAGTAGAAGAATTTTGGTATTGCTGTCTTTCCTGGAATGAAAATCCGGTGACCTTGTGCCACATTGCTGGAGAAAAACTTTACGATacacctgcatggcagaattaatgcagttagataccactttaattgtcatggttcagtgctatggaatcctgagagttgtagttggcgaggcaccagcactcttcagcacaggaagctgaagaccttgttaaactacagctACTGTAATTCCATGACATCAACCCATGATAgttaaactggtatcaaactgccttagttctacagtgtatatgcaccctaTGTTGGAAAGGCAGCAACATTAAACATATTCTTCTGTTGCTGAATCATTCCCATACATGGCAGTTTCACAGACATTATGCAGAACAtggtcccattatatgcaatagcatagtgtcccttatataaaatggaaaacctTTTTTAGAGAAGAGTGAATTTGTGGGCAGAGGACTGACTGTAGTCTGTTCCAAAGACACATATCATAAGCTAAACTGGTTTATTTTTCTCTGGGAACAACAACCTTCTTTATGTCTTTGTTCACTGGTTCTAGTATTCTTCCACCGGCATTCATTCTCTCAGAGGTGGTGCCCAGCTGGCAACTGTTTTGGGGGAGTCCCTGTTCCATGCACTATGGCGACCCACCATATCCGTGAGTACCACCCTGAGGACTATGAGACTGTGCGGGACTTGTTTGCCACGGGAATGAGTGAGTACGTGCCGACCCTGTGCGTCCATATGCTGAAGCAGCCCTGGGTGATCCTGATCCTGGCTTGCACCTTCTGCCTGCTGCTCACCAGCTCCAGGTCGCTGCTCCTGCCCATCCTTGCCGTCACGCTTTTGTTGGCTGTGGGCCGCCAGATCCTGGGCTACATCTGGTCCATGTACATCGACCACTGCCTGCAGGAGGACCTGCTGGACATCCAGGCCACTTATGCAACCAGCAAAGGGGCTTGCTTCTGGGTGGCCGAGGCTGACGACCGTGTGGTGGCCATAGTGGGCGCCAGGCCTTCTGAAGAGCACCAGGGTGAGCTCATGCTGAAGCGCATGTCGGTTCGGAAGGACTACCGAGGCCACGGCATCGCTAAGGCCCTGTGCAGGACAGTGCTCTCCTTTGCCAGAGATCGTGGCTACCAGTCAGTCGTGCTGAATACCCTCATGGTGCAGCATGAAGCCCGCGCCATGTATGAAGGGGTGGGCTTCCAGGTGTATCGCCACTACATTTTGCCCACCATCTATGGCCACTTGGCCAACTGCACCATTTCCAAGTATCGGTACGATATTCCCTCTGTTGACTGAGGAGGGAAACTGAGCAACGGTCCAGATTGGGTGTTTCATTGCTTTTTGCCTTTTGGGCATATAAGTACGACAGGCTCTGGGAAATGAAGAGGAAGGGAAGTGGTTGGTGTGGGGTGCTGAGTCAAGGTGGCTCATGCCTTCATTCTTTTGGGTTGTTGCAGTGGGTACTCGCAAGCCGTAGAAGGTTTTTGCAAGGAAGGAAGCCAGAAAGAGAAAGATACTTTCTTTTTTTTACCTCTTTGTTCCTGAATTAATGGGaatctgattttgaacctgatGTGGCTTACACCATTATGTTTTCTTTGCTGAAGAAATGGGTTTCTCAGCTAGTTATAAATCTTCTCTTCTGCCTCATCTTGGCGGTTGTAAACAACCCCACAAGCTGCTCTTGCTTTGTTTCTTGAGAGTGCTTTTCCTGAAGCATGTGGCAAGTGATAAACCAGAGTtccacaactcttgctccagTTGCCATGGCCTGGTTgagtgctttgttgttgtttttctgccAACTGAGATGGGCTCAGTATTTTCAGAGGCCTTTTCATCACATCATGGTGCGACGTAATCTTCTGTGTATTTCCTCAGGGCATGCAGCAGGCTGCACTTGGTGTGCTTGAATTCACAGGTTAAAGCATCCCCTCCATCATGGTCCCAATACAAAATGGAAGTTCTATCATTGAATGAGTTGTGTGGGGTTTTTTGCAACAAAAAAGTCTTTTCCAAGAAGAATGAGGTTAGGGTTAGCCTTCTCCCAGTTCTCAGATTAGCATTTGGAAGCACTTAATAATCTTTCAACAGCTTGGAACCTGGTAGATGGCAAGAGGAGTTGTAATTGGACTAAGTcatctcaggaaaaaaaaaacctgtgttgTATTGTTCTCCAGGCAttgttgaattacaactcccagtacCCCCTACCAGTAGATCTTCTACCTGGGACTTATTTGACTTTTGGTCTAACCACgctttggagggccacattttaTGTATCCCATAATAAAATCAAGGAATATGTAATGGAAAATGTCCTTATAAGTttccaaccccctcccccaaaggaatgtttatttttatcatagagaagatgcttcagctcaATGGCCATTTTGTTTGCACCTTTTTTTAGTTTTTGTGCCTGAGTGCAAAAGAGTGCCCCTGACATTTGCCCATGAGGAAATTCAATGATATTTGGGactttctactttttaaaaaccgCAAATAAAGGGAAACTTAACTTAGTGTGTATGTATGATGTCTATTGTCTATTATTAAATCCTGGATGTATCTGCTGGACCTGAATGGTAAGAGATTGGGGACCGACCAAAGGAAGATGTTCTTCAAGCGGTGCAGAGTTTTAGATGAGTAATTTGTTAAGACAGGTTGTGATGGCCAGTGgcttaaatgattttaaaagaggGCTAATCAGATTCAGGGAAGGCCCAGTCATCAGTGGCTGCTAGTCATGACCACTCTGTTGCCTCCATTATTGGAGGAAGAAGTTTTAGACTAGCACCTGCTGGGAAGGAAATGTGGGATATTATTGAACACTGTTTGAGGGGCAAATCCTGCCGTTGATGTACAGACTTTCCTAAGGAATTATGTTCACTTATCGGGTCTCTTTCAATGTTTTGTGTGTACCCTTATTGGGCATATTTGTGTCATGGGCCTGTGGCTGCTATGTTTACCTGTGAATCAGTGCTGTGGAACTTGGGGAAATAAAGAAGTGAATCACCTGTCTTTGCTCATGTTTGGACTGTCGCCACCATCATTTCTAGAAGAGAAGATGaagctctttgcatccagttgcACCCTTGGCAATTGAGTATTAGATTTTATTTCCCATTTATATGGTGCTGTTACTGTAAGCTGCCACCCTTCCACATTAATTGAtgttagggacacaggaccccACAAAAGCGGAAAAAAcgcaaataaaaaatatttttaacccaAGAGAACACCTGTTTAGGAATCTATATTTTCCATCACAACTGCTTCAGAAGTTCACCATAGAACCACACTTGGAGAACCAAGGGATTCCTATAGCaggcattttaatcaaatctgtgaataatgacATCCATGAATTGTGGACAACTGACTGTATTTGCATATCACCATCAATATACCTGATGCTTTGCAATTGAAGCAAAAAGCAAAAGAGTTCTGCAAAAGGCATGCAATTGTATATATGGGCAAATACGCATGCGTACACAGTACACACAGGAAAAGATGTCATGGAAATATTCAGCTATACAATACAGATGTCGGAACAAATTATCCaagtaataatacattttattacctgcctctcctgatggcttgagCAGGGTACAATAACGTCAAAACAGGAACATTAAATACATAAccacaaaacacaaaaacaccTTTTCAAAAATAGAACAATTCAAAAAATGCAGTATAATGTACTCAACCCTCTAACTGCACTACACTTTGAAAAACTATTTGTTCTAAGATATTGGGCTACAGGAATTGAAATTTCTTCCTGGGATGTGATACAAAATATTTGGGGTCTTCTCTGACATGTTGGTGAAACAGATGGGTCTATGTGGAAAATCAATAGCTCTTGAAGGTATGTTTTCAGAACAGAGGCAACAAAAAGTAAGATTGCATCCCTTCTTGTTTCAACTTTGAGGGAGAAATTGGGGGATAATACAGAGCAGTTGCTTCCTGGTGAAGTTGTCTTCACtagtttgggagatttctgtatGATATGGAGGCAGAAGTCTGAAAATgggtgccattttttaaaaatagggatGTTGGGATTGACGCAGGGGTTTAGGGGGCTTAGAAGTGGGATCCAAGAACTGCATTATTCCATAGGCCATACTTTGCCCATCCCTGTTCTTGCATATTTGGCTTGCTAATTCCCATAAACCAGCACAGCCAGTATGGAGAGATTTGGGGAGCTGTGGTCCTAAAAAATGGTCAAAGGGATACTATTGCCTGACAGTTCTAGAACATGCTTTGCCTAAGAAGCTGGTGGCAAGCAGCACATGCTTTGCATAGGTCACCTTTGAAATCCACAATGAATGGGAGGTTCTTGTCTTTATGATGCAAGAAGATTTCGCTTGCCTAGTACAAAGCCCAAAATCACACCTTTCTCTCATTCTTGTTAGACTGCAAAGGTTCCAGTAGCCCTTGGTAGGACAACCAGGaattgctgggagctgcagtcaacACCTGGAAAGTTGCCTTTTTTCCCAGGCAGATTTCTTAATGCAAGTTGAACATCCTTTACACAGGATCCCCAAAATTGCCCACACTGATATTAACGCCTTTGCTTCCTGATGGTTCTGTGCATACTCTGAATTTATTGCATACACAAAATTTATTACAAATACTATataaaaattaccttcagacaatGTTCAAATGAAACATGACTGAGCTTGTGTTCACGTGCCCATCTCCCAAAATATCTCAtacagtattacagtagagtctcacttatccaacataaacaggccggcagaatgttgggtaagcgaatatgttggataataaggaggcattaaggaaaagcctattaaacatcaaattaggttatgattttacaaatgaagcaccaaaacatgttagacaacaaatttggcagaaaaagtagttcaatatgctgtaatgctatttagtaattactgtatttatgaatttagcaccaaaatatcatgatgacatattgaaaacgttggctacaaaaatgcgttggataatccagaatgttggataagcgagtgttggataagtgagactctactgtatatgcagatgttccaaaatccagaacacttctggttccaagcatttcaaccTGTACAATGTTGCTAAAAGCACAATGGATACACAGTACTCTAACCAGATAAATTTGTgttcctctcttcctttcccgtctttccttttctcttttttctttccttcctcacttcccttctctccattctttcttccatttatttctctccttcctcctttccccatcCCTCCTTTTTTCTGCCCCTTCTCTttactccttccttcccctttcccctcactttcttctctcctccttttctttccttatcTTTTTTCCTCTAAGGAAAAGTACAGGCATATGAGAATTACGCAGAAAAGCTGCTTCAAAGGGCAACTTCTGCCTGTATCCTTCCACCAGCTTCCTTTCGGATTTGAACTTGACTGTGTTTgttgctttctgattggctgttgTAAGAGGAGGAGGGATCCACCGGGATCTACCCAGCCTAAGAAGCCGGTGGCAAGCAGCATTCctgaagcaggaaaacatctgtaAGGAGGACCCCTTGCAAATACCTCCAGCTGCAGGTAAGTGGAgcagtgtgtatatatgtgtgtgttgtgtaAGTGTGTAAACCAGAGTGCAGCTAGCACTGCTGCCCATGGGATTATGTCACACGCAGGAGGATTTAGAAATAGGAAGTAATTGATTCTATATCTGGCACTTGTCTCTCAGTAACTCTTTTTGCAAAACGAATGTCCTGAGATTCAACTCCTGAGTGTCCTGAGATTCcaatttatttttggaaaaaggaATGTCTTTTTTAAATACTCAGAGATGCAGGGAGATCTCACTCAAAGGCTCCAGTGCTAGCTTTCTATCTGGGCAATCTGTGTGTTTCGCCGCTCAATAAGCAGTGTCTGAATCTCTAAATAAAAGACCCCTTCTCCCTTCCAAAACTTTAAGAGCAAGGCTTTGGCCACATGATGCGGAAAGAAAAGAGGCATCTGTGGAATCCAAATACTGAATCCTAGCAACCCCAAAGAGCCAAGAAGGAAGGGAATAATTGGTACAACACCTGCTTTGCATGCATAGTTTTTCTGGTTTCGGGCTTAGGAAGTGTGGCGAGCAAATATTTCAAGAGAAAGACTAATTTGTCATCCCAGAAAGTTATTAGCAGCATTAGTGGATCCAGATGTTCATAATGCTCAAAACAGCAGGAAAGGCAATGAAATCATGTGTTCCTGTGCTTGTTGTCTGTTGACTCATGACAATCCCACAAAttccatatggttttcttaggcatggtgattttgctagttctttcctctgaaatacagcctccaGTACACAATATTCATTGGCAGACTCCCATCCAGGTACTAGCCAAGGCTCACCCTGCTTAGCTtgcaagatcagaaaggatctgatGCTTTTTTAAAGGCCTCATAAACCCTAAGGTAGCCTTGGTATTACAAGTGATCTTGCAGAAGTGGTCTCAACCCTTTTCTGTCAGCAAGAGGATTTGTACATCTTCCATAAACAGGCCTCACCCCACATTTCAGACTTGGACTGCAAAACCAGTTTAGTGTTTAGTTAATGAATTCCTAGGGGTCATGAATGGGCCTTGCTCACTGATAAGAGACTTTTATGATGGCAGACTAGAGTCCACAAACACATCAGATGAAAAAGGTCTACTGTCTGCAAAATTGAATATTACCATGACTCTATTTTTAATGGGTTGTAAATGGCTTTTCATTGTACTGGGGGCTGGGTTTCTGTCCCAAACTCGCTTGCAAAAACTGCATGATAGAAATTGTGATCTAGTCATCACAATACAATACTGACCCGAGTTCGATTTGTATACATTGAATAATTTGTACTTCTGTTTCAAAATTATCCATGTTTTGAAATGTTATCTCTTAGCCATGCCAAAACCTTTGGCTCATTCTTCTTGGTTAAGTCCAAGCTAGATCCATGGGTAGATCCAACTGATTCAATAGTGCTAATCAAGATTAACAGTTGAATTCACTATGTTCCAAAGTAGTTGTCTTCATT from the Anolis carolinensis isolate JA03-04 chromosome 5, rAnoCar3.1.pri, whole genome shotgun sequence genome contains:
- the nat8 gene encoding N-acetyltransferase 8 isoform X2, whose amino-acid sequence is MATHHIREYHPEDYETVRDLFATGMSEYVPTLCVHMLKQPWVILILACTFCLLLTSSRSLLLPILAVTLLLAVGRQILGYIWSMYIDHCLQEDLLDIQATYATSKGACFWVAEADDRVVAIVGARPSEEHQGELMLKRMSVRKDYRGHGIAKALCRTVLSFARDRGYQSVVLNTLMVQHEARAMYEGVGFQVYRHYILPTIYGHLANCTISKYRYDIPSVD